In Pseudoxanthomonas indica, the following are encoded in one genomic region:
- a CDS encoding NPCBM/NEW2 domain-containing protein has product MKKVPMKKALLATALLMAVSVCGAAEVREELQPSARFSVYGHGAAATPPMGWNPWNAFRTEVTQDKILSVAETIKNNGLQAAGYRYINIDDGWWLNRRADGGIEIRTSMFPMAKTESGHPSFKAWTDHLHGMGFKAGIYTDVGRNACSQAHDPKSPNLPVGTIAEREIGLWGFEYSDLKTVFQDWGFDYVKVDACGLADFGPGGKAEQDADHEYQQSRPLIVRGDNEASDAEKVETAFARTGRLLDALNPDGDFVFSICPWGEAGVGNWGGRQGNTWRTSEDITPTWTSMLHNFDTSARRELYAGPGRWNDPDMLAIGLGEFDDKNLVNAQTHFSIWSILAAPLLIGFDLNHASPELVKLLSNPEVIAINQDAAGNQGNLVASNGIVQVLVKPLSARGERAVLLVNRGDTAAEASVTPAQMKLRAGKSFNVRDLWTHADLPASNGPLKFSLEPHASVLLKVSGAAATGDSTGLSEATGRIHVAVDGLPTYSAKPADVSGTPRADATPYGKRLSIGGRGYDYGLGIHANSRLEVRAGKDFTRFTAVVGVDDSGNLAREKVTFWVYGDGKPLFASKPMVRGDAPAQINVQVANVEVIELVAIADGIEKGRLAPVVAWADAQLR; this is encoded by the coding sequence ATGAAGAAGGTTCCGATGAAGAAAGCCCTGCTGGCGACCGCGTTGTTGATGGCGGTGTCCGTGTGCGGCGCCGCCGAGGTGCGCGAAGAGCTGCAGCCGTCGGCGCGCTTCAGCGTGTACGGCCATGGCGCCGCCGCCACGCCGCCGATGGGCTGGAATCCGTGGAACGCCTTCCGCACCGAGGTGACCCAGGACAAGATCCTGTCGGTGGCCGAGACCATCAAGAACAACGGCCTGCAGGCAGCCGGCTATCGCTACATCAACATCGACGACGGCTGGTGGCTCAATCGCCGCGCCGATGGCGGCATCGAAATCCGCACCTCCATGTTCCCGATGGCGAAGACCGAAAGCGGTCATCCCAGCTTCAAGGCCTGGACCGATCACCTGCACGGCATGGGCTTCAAGGCCGGCATCTACACCGACGTGGGCCGCAATGCCTGCTCGCAGGCGCACGACCCGAAGAGTCCCAACCTGCCGGTGGGCACCATCGCCGAGCGCGAGATTGGCCTGTGGGGTTTCGAATACTCCGATTTGAAGACCGTGTTCCAGGACTGGGGCTTTGACTACGTCAAGGTCGATGCCTGCGGCCTGGCCGACTTCGGCCCGGGCGGCAAGGCCGAACAGGATGCCGATCACGAGTACCAGCAGAGCCGCCCGCTGATCGTGCGCGGTGACAACGAGGCCTCGGATGCGGAGAAAGTGGAGACGGCGTTCGCCCGCACCGGGCGCCTGCTCGATGCCTTGAATCCCGATGGCGATTTCGTGTTCTCGATCTGCCCATGGGGCGAGGCCGGCGTGGGCAACTGGGGTGGCCGCCAAGGCAACACCTGGCGCACCAGCGAAGACATCACGCCGACCTGGACCAGCATGCTGCACAACTTCGACACCTCGGCGCGGCGCGAGTTGTACGCCGGCCCGGGCCGCTGGAATGATCCGGACATGCTGGCCATTGGTCTGGGCGAGTTCGATGACAAGAACCTGGTCAACGCGCAGACCCATTTCTCGATCTGGTCGATCCTGGCTGCGCCACTGCTGATCGGCTTCGACTTGAACCATGCCTCACCGGAGCTGGTGAAGCTGCTGTCCAATCCGGAAGTGATCGCCATCAACCAGGACGCCGCCGGCAACCAGGGCAACCTGGTGGCCAGCAACGGCATTGTGCAGGTACTGGTCAAGCCGCTGTCCGCGCGCGGCGAGCGTGCGGTGCTGCTGGTCAATCGTGGAGACACCGCCGCCGAAGCCAGCGTCACTCCGGCGCAGATGAAGCTGCGGGCGGGCAAGTCGTTCAACGTGCGCGACCTGTGGACGCATGCGGATCTGCCGGCCAGCAACGGCCCGCTCAAGTTCAGCCTGGAGCCGCATGCCTCGGTGCTGTTGAAGGTCAGCGGCGCCGCCGCGACCGGCGATTCCACTGGTTTGAGCGAAGCCACTGGCCGCATCCATGTCGCGGTCGATGGCCTGCCCACCTACAGCGCCAAGCCGGCCGACGTGTCCGGCACGCCGCGCGCCGACGCCACGCCTTACGGCAAGCGCCTGAGCATCGGCGGTCGCGGTTACGACTACGGTCTGGGCATCCACGCCAACTCGCGCCTGGAAGTGCGCGCCGGCAAGGACTTCACCCGCTTCACCGCGGTGGTCGGCGTGGATGACAGCGGCAACCTTGCGCGCGAGAAGGTCACCTTCTGGGTGTACGGCGATGGCAAGCCGCTGTTCGCCAGCAAGCCGATGGTGCGCGGCGATGCGCCCGCGCAGATCAACGTGCAGGTGGCCAATGTCGAAGTGATCGAACTGGTCGCAATTGCCGATGGCATCGAGAAAGGACGCCTGGCGCCGGTGGTGGCGTGGGCGGATGCGCAGCTGCGGTAA
- a CDS encoding serine hydrolase domain-containing protein has product MRRLFALLLCLCLCPTLLAQSTPAAPVAQTAAAVNAQQALDDWLAAFNSQDRAQLQAFSQRYQHPMDIDDQLSFADSVGGFELIRREPATADSASALLREKDSEQYARVQVTLAAGKPLAVDLRGAPTPKELWAKRMDQAGALAAVAARTDAAAQQDKFSGVLLIAQGDEVLLQRAWGQADRAHKIPNTLDSRFRLGSMNKMITSVATLQLVQAGKLSLDGTIGDYLKDYPNADVRKVTVRQLLSHRGGTGDIFGPEFEREHERLRTHADYITLYGTRGLTHAPDAERRYSNYGFVLLGAIIEAVSGQSYYDYVDAHVYAPAGMRDSGSLPESQEVARRVRPYQRERGHWVDAAATLPWRGMAAGGGYSTAGDLLRFARALQAGTLVDPKLLAEATQPADGCYGYGFAAGEVDGVAWYGHGGGAPGMNADFRVFPGLNRVVIALSNFDPEAAERVAAYYRARMPLTNAAPSDRAQ; this is encoded by the coding sequence ATGCGCCGTCTGTTCGCCTTGCTGCTTTGCCTGTGCCTGTGCCCCACGCTGCTGGCGCAATCCACGCCCGCCGCACCTGTCGCGCAGACCGCCGCTGCGGTGAATGCGCAGCAGGCGCTGGATGACTGGCTGGCGGCGTTCAACAGCCAGGATCGCGCGCAGTTGCAGGCCTTCAGCCAGCGCTACCAGCACCCGATGGATATCGACGACCAGTTGTCGTTTGCCGACAGTGTCGGCGGCTTCGAACTGATCCGGCGCGAGCCGGCCACTGCCGACAGTGCCAGTGCCCTGCTGCGCGAGAAGGATTCCGAACAGTACGCGCGCGTGCAGGTGACGCTCGCTGCGGGCAAGCCGCTGGCGGTGGATCTGCGTGGCGCGCCCACGCCGAAGGAATTGTGGGCGAAGCGGATGGATCAGGCAGGCGCGCTCGCCGCCGTGGCGGCGCGTACGGATGCCGCCGCGCAACAGGACAAGTTCTCCGGCGTGCTGCTGATTGCGCAAGGCGACGAGGTCTTGCTGCAGCGCGCCTGGGGCCAGGCCGATCGCGCCCACAAGATCCCCAACACGCTGGACTCGCGCTTCCGCCTGGGCTCGATGAACAAGATGATCACCTCGGTGGCGACCTTGCAGCTGGTGCAGGCCGGCAAGCTGTCGCTTGACGGCACCATCGGCGACTACCTCAAGGACTATCCCAACGCCGACGTGCGCAAGGTGACCGTGCGCCAGCTGCTCTCGCATCGTGGCGGCACCGGCGACATCTTCGGGCCGGAGTTCGAGCGCGAGCACGAACGCCTGCGTACGCATGCTGACTACATCACGCTTTACGGCACGCGCGGCCTGACTCATGCGCCCGATGCCGAGCGGCGTTATTCCAACTATGGCTTCGTATTGCTGGGCGCGATCATCGAAGCCGTCTCCGGACAGTCGTACTACGACTACGTCGATGCGCATGTCTACGCGCCTGCCGGCATGCGCGACAGCGGTTCCTTGCCGGAAAGCCAGGAGGTTGCGCGGCGCGTGCGTCCGTATCAGCGCGAGCGCGGTCACTGGGTCGATGCTGCGGCCACCCTGCCTTGGCGCGGCATGGCCGCCGGCGGCGGCTACAGCACCGCCGGCGATTTGCTGCGCTTCGCCCGCGCCCTGCAGGCCGGCACGCTGGTGGATCCCAAGCTGCTCGCCGAAGCCACCCAGCCGGCTGATGGCTGCTATGGCTACGGTTTCGCCGCAGGTGAAGTCGATGGTGTGGCGTGGTACGGCCACGGCGGCGGCGCACCCGGCATGAATGCCGACTTCCGCGTGTTCCCCGGCTTGAATCGCGTGGTGATCGCGCTGTCCAACTTCGACCCCGAAGCGGCCGAGCGCGTGGCCGCGTACTACCGGGCGCGGATGCCGCTGACCAATGCCGCGCCGTCAGATCGGGCGCAGTAA
- a CDS encoding LysE/ArgO family amino acid transporter, with protein sequence MYFTPLLAGFLASAGLIIAIGSQNAFVLRQGLLQQKVGLVVVTCALGDILLILSGVAGIGALVREWPPLLQALRFGGATFLAVYGLMAAQRCWKGSSGLDPSASAEKTWQRVLLACLAFTFLNPHVYLDTMILLGSLSTGYAGGAQWVFAIGACLASVVWFTTLGFGSRLLLPLFRNPRAWRVLDGFVAVFMLTLALLLLLRPI encoded by the coding sequence ATGTACTTCACTCCCTTGCTTGCCGGCTTCCTTGCCAGCGCCGGCCTGATCATCGCCATCGGTTCCCAGAATGCCTTCGTGCTGCGGCAGGGCCTGTTGCAGCAGAAGGTGGGCCTGGTCGTCGTCACCTGCGCGCTGGGCGACATCCTGCTGATTCTGTCCGGCGTGGCCGGCATCGGCGCGCTGGTGCGCGAATGGCCGCCGCTGCTGCAGGCACTGCGTTTCGGCGGCGCCACCTTCCTGGCCGTGTATGGGCTGATGGCGGCGCAGCGCTGCTGGAAAGGCTCCAGCGGGCTGGATCCTTCAGCGAGTGCGGAAAAGACCTGGCAGCGCGTGTTGCTGGCCTGCCTGGCCTTTACCTTCCTCAATCCGCACGTCTACCTGGACACGATGATCCTGCTGGGCAGCCTGTCCACCGGCTATGCCGGCGGCGCGCAATGGGTCTTCGCCATCGGCGCCTGCCTGGCCAGCGTGGTCTGGTTCACCACGCTGGGCTTCGGTTCGCGGCTGCTGCTGCCGCTGTTCCGCAATCCGCGCGCGTGGCGCGTGCTGGACGGCTTCGTGGCGGTCTTCATGCTGACGCTGGCGCTGCTGCTGTTACTGCGCCCGATCTGA
- a CDS encoding LysR family transcriptional regulator ArgP, whose product MELLHPQLSALAAVLEEGSFEAAAQRLSVTPSAISQRVKALEDRLGQVLVVRTLPCKPTQAGERLLRRLRPMQALEREAMADFLPSGAGAARSVPIAVNDDSLQTWFLPALAALHHAHGHLFDVRVDDQDHTLKMLRDGSVLGAVTAEAKPIQGCNVHPLGAMRYHAIAAPTFAARHLPGVLRAETLAKAPVIIFNRKDELQWRFMRTITRARLAPPVHYVPTSTGFVDAAALGLGWCLAPELLIKPAVDAGRIVIVDRKRSLDVPLYWQSVAVRSDTMEQVGKALRAATAKLLRQP is encoded by the coding sequence ATGGAACTCCTGCATCCCCAGCTCTCCGCCCTGGCCGCCGTGCTGGAAGAAGGCAGCTTCGAGGCCGCCGCGCAGCGCCTGTCGGTGACGCCCTCGGCCATCTCGCAACGGGTCAAGGCGCTGGAAGATCGCCTGGGCCAGGTGCTGGTGGTGCGTACCCTGCCCTGCAAACCCACCCAGGCCGGCGAGCGCCTGCTGCGACGCCTGCGCCCGATGCAGGCGCTGGAACGCGAGGCAATGGCCGATTTCCTGCCCAGTGGTGCAGGCGCGGCGCGCTCGGTGCCGATTGCGGTCAACGACGACTCCCTGCAGACCTGGTTCCTGCCCGCGCTGGCGGCGCTGCATCACGCGCACGGCCACCTGTTCGACGTGCGCGTGGACGATCAGGACCACACGCTGAAGATGTTGCGCGACGGCTCGGTGCTGGGCGCGGTCACCGCCGAGGCGAAACCGATCCAGGGCTGCAACGTCCATCCACTGGGTGCGATGCGCTACCACGCCATTGCCGCACCCACGTTCGCGGCGCGTCACCTGCCGGGTGTGCTGCGCGCCGAAACCCTGGCCAAGGCGCCGGTGATCATCTTCAACCGCAAGGATGAGCTGCAGTGGCGCTTCATGCGCACCATCACCCGCGCCCGCCTCGCCCCGCCGGTGCACTATGTGCCCACGTCCACCGGCTTCGTCGATGCGGCGGCGCTGGGACTGGGCTGGTGCCTGGCGCCGGAGCTGCTGATCAAGCCGGCCGTCGATGCCGGACGCATCGTGATCGTCGACAGGAAGCGCTCGCTCGATGTGCCGCTGTACTGGCAGAGCGTGGCGGTGCGCTCGGACACCATGGAGCAGGTCGGCAAGGCCTTGCGCGCTGCGACGGCCAAGCTGTTGCGCCAGCCTTGA
- a CDS encoding TonB-dependent siderophore receptor produces the protein MSALLLRARLPRHSLLYVGLLGACLTAQAQDASTPADESAPRSDATELDAVQVKGERLGLNLNLDASSGALGTKRLLDTPFSVTVVEQEDIEKRGATTLGQVFINDPSVYAAEPSATTAWWGTQIRGIGVTNHYVDGVPMLMEWGGEYPLEAVESVQALKGLGGFMYGFGSPGGIISYRTKRPTADALLSTTLGWRNDSAFSMQVDASDRIDGPDSLGLRVNAVKEGGDAYNGAGIDRTLIALAVEQPIGDNLLWHAEVLREDNTLKHEPIYFYWDSYEGDRLPTPSYDYDNVRVRNSYYKAVTTNATTGLEWRISENWNVDFTVGASQREHYSNKMFGNLLNEGGDYTGSVYNFAGDLRNSVAQALVTGHVETGGIRHDLVFGVSALRTWERWGNDWYWSEDFSGNLYQRQDFLSFHVPDFSWAPFSYDERQQAVFASDTIHFGEQWQAILGARYMDYEQRDRDGNPDVDSRYATSALTPTVAVIYKPVDQVSIYASYVESLESAGRVGFDSEPPYANAGDVLDATISKQYEIGAKYQTGRFGFTTAAFRVERAAQIDQWRGEERWLAQDGLTLYRGFEAIASYGVTDTLDVGLGGLWMDPSLEELSPENAALQGNRPAGSSRRQYVANFEYRPAALRGFSLHGNVRYSGDQYYEDANRVLIPGRTVADLGFQYRTTIGGRTATLTGNVNNLFNRKYWNLDMLGEARNGSLDLRIDW, from the coding sequence TTGTCTGCTCTCCTTTTGCGTGCGCGCTTGCCGCGCCATTCGCTTCTCTATGTCGGTTTGTTGGGTGCCTGCCTCACTGCACAGGCGCAGGACGCCTCCACTCCCGCCGACGAATCCGCTCCCCGCAGCGACGCCACCGAACTGGACGCGGTCCAGGTCAAGGGCGAGCGGCTGGGCCTGAACCTCAATCTGGATGCCAGCTCCGGCGCGCTGGGCACCAAGCGGCTGCTCGACACGCCGTTCTCGGTGACGGTGGTGGAGCAGGAAGACATCGAAAAGCGCGGCGCCACCACGCTGGGCCAGGTCTTCATCAATGATCCGTCGGTGTACGCCGCCGAACCTTCCGCCACCACCGCCTGGTGGGGCACGCAGATCCGCGGCATCGGCGTGACCAATCACTACGTGGATGGCGTGCCGATGTTGATGGAGTGGGGCGGCGAATATCCGCTGGAAGCGGTGGAATCGGTGCAGGCGCTCAAGGGCCTGGGCGGTTTCATGTACGGCTTCGGTTCGCCGGGCGGCATCATCAGTTACCGCACCAAGCGCCCGACCGCCGATGCGCTGCTCAGCACCACGCTGGGCTGGCGCAATGACAGCGCGTTCTCGATGCAGGTGGATGCCAGCGATCGCATCGACGGTCCGGACTCGCTGGGCCTGCGTGTCAACGCGGTGAAGGAAGGCGGCGACGCCTACAACGGCGCCGGCATCGATCGCACGCTGATCGCGCTGGCGGTGGAGCAGCCGATCGGCGACAACCTGCTGTGGCACGCCGAAGTGCTGCGCGAGGACAACACCCTCAAGCACGAGCCGATCTACTTCTACTGGGATTCCTACGAAGGCGATCGGCTGCCCACGCCCAGCTACGATTACGACAACGTGCGCGTGCGCAATTCCTACTACAAGGCGGTGACCACCAATGCCACCACCGGCCTGGAATGGCGCATCAGCGAAAACTGGAACGTCGACTTCACCGTCGGCGCCAGCCAGCGCGAGCACTACTCCAACAAGATGTTCGGCAACCTGCTCAACGAGGGCGGCGACTACACCGGCAGCGTCTACAACTTCGCCGGCGATCTGCGCAACAGCGTGGCCCAAGCGCTGGTTACCGGCCATGTGGAGACGGGCGGCATCCGCCACGACCTGGTATTCGGCGTCTCGGCGCTGCGTACCTGGGAGCGCTGGGGCAATGACTGGTACTGGAGCGAGGATTTCAGCGGCAACCTCTACCAGCGCCAGGATTTCCTGTCCTTCCACGTGCCGGATTTCAGCTGGGCGCCTTTCAGCTATGACGAGCGCCAGCAGGCGGTGTTCGCCAGCGACACCATCCATTTCGGCGAGCAGTGGCAGGCCATCCTCGGCGCGCGCTACATGGATTACGAGCAGCGTGATCGCGACGGCAATCCGGACGTGGATTCGCGCTACGCCACCTCCGCCCTCACGCCCACCGTGGCGGTGATCTACAAGCCGGTGGATCAGGTGTCGATCTACGCCAGCTACGTGGAGTCGCTGGAATCGGCCGGCCGCGTCGGCTTCGACAGCGAGCCGCCGTACGCCAATGCTGGCGATGTGCTGGATGCCACCATCAGCAAGCAGTACGAGATTGGCGCCAAGTACCAGACCGGCCGCTTTGGCTTCACCACCGCGGCGTTCCGGGTCGAGCGCGCGGCGCAGATTGATCAGTGGCGCGGCGAAGAGCGCTGGCTGGCGCAGGACGGCCTGACCCTGTATCGCGGCTTTGAAGCGATCGCCAGCTACGGCGTGACCGATACGCTGGACGTTGGCCTGGGCGGCTTGTGGATGGACCCGAGCCTGGAAGAACTGTCGCCGGAAAACGCCGCGCTGCAGGGCAACCGACCGGCCGGTTCCTCGCGCCGGCAGTACGTGGCCAACTTCGAGTACCGCCCGGCGGCGCTGCGCGGCTTCAGCCTGCACGGCAACGTGCGCTACTCCGGTGATCAGTACTACGAAGACGCCAACCGCGTGCTGATTCCCGGCCGCACCGTGGCGGACCTGGGCTTCCAGTACCGCACCACGATTGGCGGCCGCACGGCCACGCTGACCGGCAACGTCAACAACCTGTTCAATCGCAAGTACTGGAACCTGGACATGCTGGGCGAAGCGCGCAATGGATCGCTGGATCTGCGTATCGATTGGTAA
- a CDS encoding response regulator transcription factor → MTDATSTPIRITVIDDEPQIRRFLDISLRAQGYQVDQAGSGREGLEQIALHAPDLVVLDIGLPDMDGHAVLRELRGWSSVPVIMLTVRSGEAEKVAALDAGANDYVTKPFGTEELMARIRSLLRARTRGDGESQVFDNGQLHIDIGKREVRVDGELITLTRKEYALLQLLARNPGRIVTQPQILREVWGVTHEHDTHYIRILVAKLRQKMGDDAVSPRYIVTEPGVGLKLVALSEASREPT, encoded by the coding sequence ATGACTGACGCCACCTCCACGCCAATCCGCATCACCGTCATCGATGATGAGCCGCAGATCCGGCGCTTCCTCGACATCAGCCTGCGCGCGCAGGGCTACCAGGTGGATCAGGCGGGCAGCGGACGCGAAGGCCTGGAGCAGATCGCCTTGCACGCGCCGGATCTGGTGGTGCTGGATATCGGCCTGCCCGACATGGACGGCCACGCGGTGCTGCGTGAGCTGCGTGGCTGGTCATCGGTGCCGGTGATCATGCTGACCGTGCGCTCGGGCGAAGCCGAGAAAGTCGCTGCGCTGGATGCCGGCGCCAACGACTACGTGACCAAGCCCTTCGGCACCGAAGAACTGATGGCGCGCATCCGCTCGTTGCTGCGCGCGCGCACGCGTGGCGACGGCGAGAGCCAGGTGTTCGACAACGGCCAGCTGCACATCGACATCGGCAAGCGCGAGGTGCGGGTGGACGGCGAGCTGATCACGCTCACGCGCAAGGAATACGCCTTGCTGCAACTGCTGGCGCGCAACCCCGGCCGCATCGTCACCCAACCGCAGATCCTGCGCGAGGTGTGGGGCGTGACGCATGAGCACGACACCCACTACATCCGCATCCTGGTGGCCAAGCTGCGGCAGAAGATGGGCGACGACGCGGTCTCGCCGCGCTACATCGTCACCGAGCCGGGCGTGGGGCTGAAGCTGGTCGCCTTGTCCGAGGCCAGCCGCGAACCGACCTGA
- a CDS encoding sensor histidine kinase, which produces MNDDRNAKADALAGELRRQGAGHLTVFLGAAPGVGKTYAMLSRARELQRQGVDTVVGIVETHGRSETAALLDGLALIPRKRIAYQGKVLEEMDVDAVLARRPQIALVDELAHRNVPGSRHERRWQDVMDLLDAGIDVYTTVNIQHLESLNDVVHRITGVRVSETVPDAVFDRLRDIRLVDLPPRELIERLNQGKVYLPDQAAHALQAFFSPSNLTALRELAMQTAADRVEEDLRESQVARGLPGLALRRRVLIAIDGLGSSEYLVRAGRRIAERRDAPWSVVTVQPGAALEPARQAELDRAFALARSLGADTEVLRGAPIADALLDHAERDGASTLVLGRTRERPFARMINRTLTQQLLQRGAHLELVIISSPEVRARSRRWGRDGGRWLRTHDVALAVLATAGAIVAAWLARRWLGLDDLSMVFIVAVVLVATRTRMAGAVVTAVLCFASYNFFFIEPRFTFHISAHRGVATVVLFLLAALVAGRLASKLRMQVLALRAANAHATVLQGLGQRLSTAADLGQVLQAGRLALERTLDAAIWLQVGQTTSVSASAGLKATDQGALDWVLTHGQAAGRFTDTLAGAAWWFLPMQGDQGVIGVVGVRWPEDARRLGFEQRRLAEAMSDDIAQAVLRTRLVADLEQARVGNETERLRSALLSSVSHDLRSPLAAMVGSASSLASYAEAMSAEDRKNLLDTILMEGSRLDRYIQNLLDMTRLGHDGLRLNRDWIGVDELIGSATGRLRRYQPQVKLNVDLQPELPAIWVHPALVEQALFNILENAAKFSPPDEAIDVSVRLRERQLQIDVRDRGPGIPADERSRIFDMFYSVERGDRGRQGTGLGLTIAQGMIGAHGGSVEAFPGAGGQGTMIRISLPLLEPDRASPAAHD; this is translated from the coding sequence GTGAACGACGACCGCAATGCCAAGGCCGATGCGCTGGCCGGTGAACTGCGTCGCCAGGGCGCCGGGCATCTGACGGTGTTCCTGGGTGCGGCGCCGGGCGTGGGCAAGACCTACGCCATGCTGTCGCGGGCGCGCGAGCTGCAACGGCAGGGCGTCGATACGGTGGTCGGCATCGTCGAGACGCACGGGCGCAGCGAGACCGCAGCGCTGCTGGACGGGCTGGCGCTGATACCGCGCAAGCGCATCGCTTACCAGGGCAAGGTGCTGGAAGAGATGGACGTGGATGCCGTGCTGGCACGGCGTCCGCAGATTGCGCTGGTGGATGAACTGGCGCATCGCAATGTGCCGGGCAGCCGGCACGAGCGGCGCTGGCAGGACGTGATGGATCTGCTCGACGCCGGCATCGACGTTTACACCACGGTCAATATCCAGCACCTGGAAAGCTTGAACGACGTGGTCCATCGCATCACCGGCGTGCGCGTGAGCGAAACCGTGCCCGATGCGGTGTTCGATCGCCTGCGCGATATCCGCCTGGTGGATCTGCCGCCGCGCGAACTCATCGAACGCCTCAACCAGGGCAAGGTCTATCTGCCGGATCAGGCCGCACACGCGCTGCAGGCGTTCTTCTCGCCGTCCAACCTGACCGCGCTGCGTGAGCTGGCCATGCAGACGGCGGCGGATCGGGTGGAAGAGGATCTGCGCGAGTCGCAGGTGGCACGCGGGCTGCCGGGCCTGGCCCTGCGCCGGCGCGTGCTGATCGCTATCGATGGGCTGGGCAGCTCCGAGTATCTGGTGCGCGCCGGGCGGCGGATTGCCGAGCGCCGCGATGCGCCGTGGAGCGTGGTGACCGTGCAGCCGGGCGCGGCGCTGGAACCGGCGAGGCAGGCGGAGCTGGACCGCGCGTTCGCGCTGGCACGCAGCCTGGGCGCGGATACCGAGGTACTGCGCGGCGCGCCCATCGCGGATGCGCTGCTGGATCATGCCGAGCGTGACGGCGCTTCCACGCTGGTGCTGGGGCGCACGCGCGAGCGTCCGTTTGCGCGGATGATCAATCGCACCCTGACCCAGCAACTGCTGCAACGGGGCGCGCACCTGGAACTGGTGATCATCAGTTCGCCCGAGGTGCGTGCGCGTTCGCGCCGCTGGGGCCGCGATGGCGGGCGCTGGTTGCGCACTCACGATGTCGCGCTGGCGGTGCTGGCCACCGCGGGCGCCATCGTCGCCGCCTGGCTGGCCCGGCGCTGGCTGGGGCTGGACGATCTGTCGATGGTGTTCATCGTGGCGGTGGTGCTGGTGGCCACCCGCACCCGCATGGCCGGCGCGGTGGTGACGGCGGTGCTGTGTTTTGCCAGCTACAACTTCTTCTTCATCGAGCCACGCTTCACCTTCCACATCAGCGCCCATCGCGGCGTGGCCACGGTGGTGCTGTTCCTGCTGGCGGCGCTGGTGGCAGGGCGGCTTGCCTCCAAGTTGCGCATGCAGGTGCTGGCGCTGCGCGCGGCCAATGCGCACGCCACCGTGCTGCAAGGGCTGGGACAGCGCCTGAGCACCGCCGCCGATCTGGGCCAGGTGCTGCAGGCCGGTCGGCTGGCGCTGGAACGCACGCTGGATGCGGCGATCTGGCTGCAGGTCGGGCAGACCACGTCGGTGTCGGCCAGCGCGGGTTTGAAGGCGACCGATCAGGGCGCGTTGGATTGGGTGCTGACCCATGGACAAGCCGCCGGCCGCTTCACCGATACGCTCGCCGGTGCGGCGTGGTGGTTCCTGCCGATGCAGGGCGATCAGGGCGTCATCGGGGTGGTGGGAGTACGCTGGCCCGAAGACGCGCGACGCCTGGGTTTCGAGCAGCGGCGCCTGGCCGAGGCGATGAGCGATGACATCGCGCAGGCGGTGCTGCGCACGCGGCTGGTCGCGGACCTGGAGCAGGCGCGGGTGGGCAATGAAACCGAGCGCCTACGTTCGGCGCTGCTGTCGTCGGTCTCGCATGACCTGCGCTCGCCGCTGGCGGCGATGGTGGGTTCGGCCAGCAGCCTGGCCAGCTACGCCGAGGCGATGAGTGCGGAGGACCGGAAGAACCTGCTCGATACGATCCTGATGGAGGGCAGCCGGCTCGATCGCTACATCCAGAATCTGCTGGACATGACCCGGCTGGGCCACGACGGCCTGCGCCTGAATCGCGATTGGATTGGCGTGGATGAGCTGATCGGCTCGGCCACCGGACGCCTGCGCCGCTATCAACCGCAGGTCAAGCTCAACGTCGATCTGCAGCCGGAGCTGCCGGCGATCTGGGTGCACCCTGCGCTGGTCGAGCAGGCCTTGTTCAACATCCTGGAAAACGCCGCGAAGTTCTCGCCACCCGATGAAGCCATCGACGTCAGCGTGCGCCTGCGCGAGCGGCAGTTGCAGATCGACGTGCGCGATCGCGGGCCGGGCATTCCCGCCGACGAGCGCAGCCGCATCTTCGACATGTTCTACAGCGTCGAACGCGGTGATCGCGGCAGGCAGGGAACCGGCCTGGGCCTGACCATTGCGCAGGGTATGATTGGCGCGCATGGAGGCAGTGTCGAAGCGTTTCCGGGTGCCGGCGGACAGGGCACGATGATCCGGATTTCCCTGCCCCTGCTTGAACCGGACCGAGCCAGCCCCGCCGCGCATGACTGA